ATGCATGGTGGTGGCTTTGTCGAGCTCCCCCTTTTGTAGCACCCGCACCCACGTGAGAATCACGTTGAGCGGCCCGCGCAGCTCGTGCGAGACGGTGACGAACAACTCTTCCTTCGCGCGGTTCGCTGCCTCCGCTTCGCCGCGGCCCTGGTGCTCGAGCGCCAGCTCGTCGTCGAGCCCTTCCTCCACCCGCTTCCGTTGAACGTCGATCCAGGTGATGAGCAGCGTCACGGCTACGAACGCGGCCAGCGGGACTAGGCCACCCCACGCGGCGACGGAGTAGACTGGAGCGTGAATGAAGTACGAGCCGGCCAGCACACTCAAGCTGGCGACCGTGAGACCCACGGCCGCGCCTCCGTACCATGAACTGACCGCGGTGGCGCCGATGAACAGAGTGAAGAGAGTAAAAGGGCCACTCTCCTGCAGAGGCGCTAGCAGCAGCGTGAGGAACAAGGCCGCCGAAAACACCAGGAGCCCGAGCGCCCACCGAGCCCACCACCCATCTGCCATGCCGATACCTTCCTCGGAGTCCGCGCCTGGCACACGTGGGGGTAGTGAGTGCGACCCCCCGCACAGGTCGCGCTGCGGGGCTCGAACGGGCTCGACGAGCCATATACGCCCTCTGCGGCTTGTGCGCAACTGCAGGGTTTCTTGTGCAGCAGCAGACTGGAGATTTCATCCCGGAATTGGTTGGTCGGCAACTCGATCTTATCCACATATCCACAGCCTGTTGAGAACTGGCAGCGTAGCCTCGACGTAGACGGTTTAGGTGTGGAGATGCTGAAGAGCCGAATGGAGGGAGGCAAGCCCTCCCTTATCGAATTCTGGAATCTCGAGGCGGGAGGGGATACGTATCTGCCGGGAACGCCAGTATACGGGGTGCTCTCTTGCAGGAGCAGCGATGATGAATCACGACGATGACGTCCAGGAGCGCCAGCGAGACGGACTTCATGATCGGCGCGAGCGGCGCGACGCACAGGGGGTGCTCGCAGGGCACGGGGAGCACGGTTGCGCTGAGCACCTTCTCGCCCTCAAGACGGACGCCATGGAGGTTACCGTGGTGACCGAGCCAACGCAGCCAGGTCACGTCGTCCTCGCGCTCGTCGAGACGTGCACCGGGCGCGGCTTCTCCGTCTCGCTGACGCCCCTGGAGCTAGAGGTCTTGGCGTTCGGCTTGGGGCGTGTGGCCGCCAGGGTGCAGAAGGAAAGTGAGCGACGCTAGCCGTGCCGGTATGGAGCGGTCAGTGGCCGCCGAGATTTGGCCAGGCCCCTCCGCCTCCGACCCCTGCCGCGCCGATTTGACCGGCGAGCGCGTTTGAAATGGAATGGCAGGAGTGGAGCCGAAGGGAGTCGAACCCTCGACCTCTTGAATGCCATTCAAGCGCTCTCCCAACTGAGCTACGGCCCCACAGGTGGGAAGAACCCGAGCGGAGTCACGCATATAGCGTGTCGGCGCTGGGCGGTCAAACTTCTGGGCAGGCGGTGCGCAGGCGGCCTGGTGGCAGCGCGTGCTCACCTCAGGGGATGCGTGCGGAAGAAATCCAGCATGTCCTGCGTCCACAGCGACGGCCACCGCCCGTGGTTCTCGCTGCCCACCGTGTAGCCGAGTGGGTTGTCCGCGAAATTCACGTCCGCATCCGGATTGGTGCCGCAGGCGTCGAGGCAGGCAGCGACACGCTGCTGCGCCGAGTTGATGATCACGTCGGTGAAGCCGATCCGGATCGCTTGGAGCTGGGTCCGCAGCAGCTCGCCGTTCGGACAGATGCCCGCGATGTCGCAGTCGTTGTGGACGTGGTAGGTCGGCAGCCGGCGGTTGAAGAGCCGCACCTGCGCGTCGCTGCTCGGCCTTCCAAACACAGGTGTCTGCGGGCAGGGATCGTTGAACGCGCGGAACGGGTTCGGTGCGGAGTAGACCGCGAGAGCGGCGATCTGGGGCCGGTCGAGCGCGTAGAGAAACCCCATGGCGGACCCGTTGGACCATCCGGTCACGTAGATTCTCTTGGTGTCGACCTTGCCGGTGGCCACTTCTTGCGCGATGAAATGATCGATCGTCGCGGCGTCGACGTTCTGCGGGTACGCGAGGCCGCCGATGATGCGCGCGCCGCCCGACGGGTCGAGCTGCCGGTACCAGTTGTCCCAGCCGGTGCCCTGGTCGTCGGGCGCCGGATAGAAGTGGGTGGTTGCTCGACCCCACGGGGCGAGCAGGATGAAGCCGGGACGTGCCGGATCGCCGCTCACGTTCGCGGTGTCGCGGAACGCGAGGAGGTTGGTCGCGAAGGGGATGGTATCCGCGGTGAAGAGCGACGGGTGGAGGTAGACGACCAGGGGCAACGGCCTCGCGGCCGACGCGAAGGCGGGCTCGTAGAGGCAGGCATGGCGGGGCGTGCCGTCGCCGTCGGGCCACGGTCCGATCGTCGTGCCGCCCGAGCATGTCGTGACCGTCGAGTCGGGCACGATGGTGCGCGGGGCGTTGCCGAAGGGATTGCAGTCGTCGGCCGCGGCAGACGAACACACGGCCACAGCCGCGACGCAGCAGAGCAGCATCCGTCTCATCTTGCGCCCTCCGTCCAGAATCATGTTGCCGGTCCGCCGCAGCGGCCCTCCCCCGGTCCCGAATCCGGTCCCCAGTGTCCGGTATTCCGATTGTCCTGATGCCAGTGCCACGCGTGCCTGCGGGCCGCGGCGAGCCCGGCGGTGCGGAAGACGTGCAGGTAGCCCTCCCGCGTCATGACGGCCACGTCGAGCCGGCCGTTGCAGTCGAGGTCGGCCACGGCCGGCGTGAAGAGCGAGAAGCCACCCGTCCACTTGGGGAAGCCGGCGACGGGCTGGCCGGTGCGACCGTCCCACGCGTGCAGGGCCGCAGAATCGGTCGGCAGGACGATGTCCGGAAGGCCGTCGCCGGAGACGTCGGCGAGCGCGGGCGCGCTGATGAAGGCGAGCCCCTGGATGGGCTGGGCGAGCTGCGCGAGGCTCGCGCCGGTGATCGCGTCCCACGCCCCCACACCGGACCGCACCCGCACGCCCTCGCCCGGGAATTCGACCACTCCCGTCGCGACGTCCGCCGCCGACGAGCCCGTCTGCGCGATCTGCGGCACGCCGAGCCCGAGGAGATCGCCCGCCGACGGTGACGTGGTGAACGGCACGATTGCGCCGCCGGCGGCGAGCACGGCGTCGGCGAATGGCCGCGCGATGCGGGTGCGGAGGTCGACCAGGTACTGGCCGAAGAGGTTCACCGTGACGACCGCCACCGGCCCCGCCGGGAGATCGAAGACGACGGGCGAGGTGAGGCCCTCGGTGATGAAGTCCTGTGCCGTGCCGTAGCCTTGCACCAAGCCTTGGAGCGCGACGGGCCAGCCCTCGATGAGGCCGGCGTTCCCGCGCGCCGTGCCCTGGCCATAGAAGGCGAGCAGGTAGGCGGTGATCGGCCCGGTGCCCGCGGACGAGCCCTCCGGGAAGGACGTGTCCTGGAGGGCGACGACGAGGTCGGGCGTGCCGTCGCCGTCGACGTCCGCGACGGCCGGCGTGGTGACCACCTTGTCGTCCCGCGCGTAGATCTGGCCCGAGGGACGGAGCGCCGGGTAGTCGGTGTCGACGGGCCACCCGCTGACGGCGGTCCCGTCCCCGTGCCATGCGTACACGTGCCCGTCCCAGGCAGCCTGCGCGATGTCGAGCTTGCCGTCGCCGTCGAGGTCGACGAGCACCGGCGCCGCCAGCGCGCCGGTCGAACGGTTCCGATGATAGGGGGTGTCCGGCACCGGTACGGGCTGGTGTGCGAAGGCGCGGTCGGTCTCGACCGGGAAGCCCGGGAGCAGCGTGCCGTCGCCGCGCCACGCGTAGGTCCGGCCGCTCATCGTCGTGACGA
Above is a genomic segment from Deltaproteobacteria bacterium containing:
- a CDS encoding VCBS repeat-containing protein produces the protein LSVCAAVAARNPGRYSWKVEYGLGPQPLEAELVTIGSGRGTRPATACASLRLASIPSSFWMGDFAITSDRLSIERYDVTVRVRVTDAAGLVGEDRRVFHLRHDVGEMAGFPVYLGSSGESSPTIADLEGRRTLDVVVATASGAVHVLRANGREAPGFPVFTGPAPGMDPSSDVNYLAVPHWAANPGDRPRDGIAAPAAVGDVDGDGRLDIVVTTMSGRTYAWRGDGTLLPGFPVETDRAFAHQPVPVPDTPYHRNRSTGALAAPVLVDLDGDGKLDIAQAAWDGHVYAWHGDGTAVSGWPVDTDYPALRPSGQIYARDDKVVTTPAVADVDGDGTPDLVVALQDTSFPEGSSAGTGPITAYLLAFYGQGTARGNAGLIEGWPVALQGLVQGYGTAQDFITEGLTSPVVFDLPAGPVAVVTVNLFGQYLVDLRTRIARPFADAVLAAGGAIVPFTTSPSAGDLLGLGVPQIAQTGSSAADVATGVVEFPGEGVRVRSGVGAWDAITGASLAQLAQPIQGLAFISAPALADVSGDGLPDIVLPTDSAALHAWDGRTGQPVAGFPKWTGGFSLFTPAVADLDCNGRLDVAVMTREGYLHVFRTAGLAAARRHAWHWHQDNRNTGHWGPDSGPGEGRCGGPAT